From Limisphaera ngatamarikiensis, one genomic window encodes:
- a CDS encoding PQQ-dependent sugar dehydrogenase, whose protein sequence is MRIRTITRACTALCGLGLCADGWVPGSAQAGPLQREPNTTLRMPLVPGRLGYTFEDAFLGLVFTNAVALATPPGETNRLFVVEKSGRIVVITNLAQPTRTVFLDISARVSTSLNVSDERGLLGLAFHPGYATNRYFYVFYTGPATTAVPGGTNALHDILSRFQTRADDPNRADPNSEVRLLVQYDQASNHNGGDLHFGPDGYLYVSLGDEGGAHDQYGNSQRIDRDFFAGILRLDVDQRPGSLPPNPHPAVTGQYRVPPDNPFVGATSFNGRPVDPARVRTEFWAVGLRNPWRMAFDPETGWLFCGDVGQSTREEINLIGRGGNYGWSYFEGNFQRTNSAQIPPGFQHARPLLDYGRSLGYSVTGGVVYRGHRFPDLYGAYVYGDYGSGRIWALKTDGTNVLENRLLFQNPLGGPFNAGGISAFGRDPRNGDVLYVDLRFGTNSVIRRIINNTNFTGTPIPATLAETGAFEDLTRLKPAPGVVAYELNLPFWSDGARKQRWFSIPDPSQTMEFSPDDPWRFPAGTVWVKHFELELTNGVPESARRLETRLLVFDGQAGYGVTYRWGDATTNAWLVPEEGLDEPLIIYAADGSVLRTQVWRYPSRVECLQCHRTSAGFALGFNTPQLNRDHDYEGFVTNQILALAAAGYFTHPPTNTAGWRALAAPGDSTVSLEYRVRSWLAVNCAQCHHPGGVQMARWDARLNTRTAEAGLLDMPLFHAAPGDTRRLVAPRDPDRSELLRRIAVRGPGQMPPIASTLVDEEAVALLTAWIRDGLTDWEPWEAWQRRSFGDPPGPEAAPAADPDGDGDPNELEFLAGTNPQDGHDRWPLTVMVGSDGSVRLRVWQPANRSVRIEFTPELQPPVIWTALPVPARTFPAEGRWVEFLLPSERSRGFYRASLEAP, encoded by the coding sequence ATGCGAATCCGAACCATAACCCGGGCTTGTACCGCCCTTTGCGGCTTGGGTCTTTGTGCGGATGGATGGGTGCCGGGATCCGCGCAGGCCGGGCCGTTGCAGCGCGAGCCGAACACCACGCTGCGGATGCCGTTGGTTCCCGGTCGGTTGGGGTACACCTTCGAGGATGCGTTTCTGGGTCTGGTGTTCACCAATGCGGTGGCCCTGGCCACGCCCCCGGGCGAAACCAACCGGTTGTTTGTGGTGGAGAAGTCGGGCCGGATCGTGGTGATCACCAACCTGGCGCAACCCACCCGGACAGTGTTCCTGGACATCAGCGCTCGGGTCAGCACGAGTTTGAATGTCAGCGACGAGCGGGGGCTGCTCGGGCTGGCGTTCCATCCCGGTTACGCCACCAACCGGTACTTTTACGTGTTTTACACCGGCCCGGCCACCACGGCGGTGCCGGGCGGGACCAACGCCCTGCACGACATTCTGTCGCGATTTCAAACCCGGGCCGACGATCCAAATCGCGCGGATCCGAACTCCGAGGTCCGTCTCCTGGTTCAGTACGATCAGGCGTCGAACCACAACGGTGGGGACCTGCACTTTGGGCCGGACGGGTACCTTTATGTGTCGCTGGGCGACGAGGGCGGCGCGCACGATCAATACGGCAACAGCCAGCGGATTGACCGGGACTTTTTCGCCGGCATCCTGCGTCTGGACGTGGACCAGCGGCCGGGCAGTTTGCCGCCGAACCCGCATCCGGCGGTGACCGGGCAATATCGGGTTCCGCCGGACAATCCATTTGTGGGGGCCACTTCGTTCAACGGGCGCCCGGTGGATCCGGCCCGGGTGCGAACCGAGTTTTGGGCGGTGGGATTGCGCAACCCGTGGCGGATGGCCTTCGATCCCGAGACGGGTTGGTTGTTTTGCGGCGACGTCGGTCAGTCCACGCGCGAGGAGATCAACCTCATCGGGCGCGGTGGCAACTACGGGTGGAGCTATTTCGAGGGCAACTTCCAGCGGACCAACAGTGCGCAGATCCCGCCGGGGTTCCAGCATGCACGGCCCCTGCTCGATTATGGTCGGTCGCTGGGTTACTCGGTAACCGGCGGTGTGGTCTACCGGGGACACCGCTTTCCCGATTTATACGGCGCGTATGTGTACGGCGATTATGGTAGCGGCCGCATCTGGGCCCTGAAAACCGACGGCACGAACGTGTTGGAGAACCGGCTGCTGTTTCAGAACCCGCTCGGTGGCCCGTTCAACGCCGGCGGAATCTCGGCCTTTGGCCGGGACCCCCGTAACGGCGACGTGTTGTATGTCGACCTGCGGTTCGGCACCAACTCCGTGATCCGCCGCATCATCAACAACACCAACTTCACCGGCACGCCGATCCCTGCCACGTTGGCAGAGACCGGCGCCTTCGAGGATCTGACCCGGCTCAAGCCCGCCCCCGGCGTGGTGGCGTATGAGTTGAATCTGCCGTTCTGGTCGGACGGCGCCCGCAAACAGCGGTGGTTCTCCATTCCCGACCCCTCCCAAACCATGGAGTTCTCCCCTGACGATCCCTGGCGGTTCCCCGCGGGCACGGTGTGGGTGAAACATTTTGAGCTGGAACTGACCAATGGGGTGCCGGAATCCGCCCGGCGCCTGGAGACGCGCCTGTTGGTGTTCGACGGGCAGGCCGGCTACGGTGTCACGTATCGCTGGGGCGACGCCACCACGAACGCCTGGCTCGTCCCTGAAGAAGGGTTGGACGAGCCGCTGATTATATACGCGGCCGACGGCTCGGTGTTGCGCACCCAGGTTTGGCGTTATCCCAGTCGGGTCGAGTGTCTCCAGTGTCACCGGACCTCGGCAGGCTTTGCCCTGGGATTCAACACGCCGCAACTGAATCGGGACCACGATTACGAGGGGTTTGTAACAAACCAGATCCTGGCCCTGGCGGCTGCCGGATACTTCACCCATCCGCCCACCAACACCGCCGGCTGGCGGGCCCTGGCCGCCCCCGGGGATTCAACCGTGAGTCTGGAGTATCGTGTGCGCTCGTGGCTGGCCGTGAACTGCGCGCAATGCCATCATCCGGGCGGGGTTCAGATGGCCCGGTGGGATGCCCGCCTGAATACGCGGACCGCAGAGGCCGGACTTCTGGACATGCCCCTGTTCCACGCCGCCCCGGGTGATACCCGGCGGTTGGTGGCCCCGCGCGATCCGGATCGGTCGGAATTGTTGCGTCGAATCGCCGTACGCGGGCCCGGCCAGATGCCGCCCATTGCCTCCACCTTGGTGGATGAAGAGGCCGTGGCACTGCTAACGGCGTGGATTCGCGATGGCCTGACCGATTGGGAACCGTGGGAAGCCTGGCAACGGCGCAGCTTCGGCGATCCTCCCGGGCCGGAAGCGGCGCCGGCGGCAGATCCCGACGGCGACGGTGATCCGAACGAACTTGAGTTTCTGGCGGGAACGAACCCGCAGGACGGCCATGACCGTTGGCCGTTGACGGTCATGGTCGGATCCGACGGATCCGTGCGATTGCGGGTCTGGCAGCCGGCCAACCGGAGCGTCCGGATCGAGTTTACTCCGGAACTTCAACCGCCCGTGATCTGGACAGCCCTGCCCGTGCCCGCCAGGACTTTCCCCGCGGAGGGCCGGTGGGTGGAGTTCCTCCTACCCTCGGAACGTTCACGGGGCTTTTACCGGGCCTCGTTGGAAGCGCCCTGA
- a CDS encoding tetratricopeptide repeat protein has product MTGRITALVWTAGLVLAMGLGAWLEPRSEAWRGRRAQADSLLWTLLGDGRRLFANHFFVKADVYLHSGYYPSIFDQARQACEHGVDADAHDHDGHNAESRDGGGMLAAAAFGEVSRGSHEHEEGRKEVEGGFMGPPRDWIDRLSRHFKVTEHTHLSGGRTEAEVLPWLRVAAEFDPHQIEVYTTAAYWLANRLGKPDQAEAFLRRGLRANPDSEEILFELGRLAWQHRRNADRARHLWQAAERAWHAHNPVLNETNRLVLSRIVGMRAQMEEDLGNYEEAIRYWTKLQELSPQPEAIARRVASLRDRLSGMH; this is encoded by the coding sequence ATGACGGGTCGAATCACAGCCCTGGTGTGGACAGCCGGCCTTGTCCTGGCGATGGGCCTGGGCGCATGGCTGGAGCCGCGCTCGGAAGCATGGCGGGGCCGGCGCGCACAGGCCGACAGTCTGCTGTGGACGTTGCTGGGCGACGGACGCCGGCTGTTTGCCAACCACTTTTTCGTGAAGGCGGACGTGTACCTGCACAGCGGCTATTACCCCTCAATTTTCGATCAGGCGCGGCAGGCGTGCGAACACGGGGTGGACGCGGACGCTCACGATCACGACGGCCACAACGCGGAGTCCAGGGACGGTGGCGGGATGCTGGCCGCGGCTGCTTTCGGGGAGGTGAGCCGGGGAAGCCATGAGCATGAAGAAGGTCGCAAGGAGGTGGAGGGCGGTTTCATGGGCCCGCCCCGCGATTGGATTGACCGGTTGAGCCGGCATTTCAAGGTCACCGAGCATACACATCTGTCCGGAGGACGCACCGAAGCGGAAGTGTTGCCGTGGTTGCGGGTGGCGGCGGAGTTTGATCCACATCAGATCGAGGTGTACACCACGGCCGCGTACTGGCTGGCCAACCGGTTGGGGAAGCCCGATCAGGCGGAGGCGTTCCTGCGGCGCGGGTTGCGGGCCAATCCGGACAGTGAGGAAATCTTGTTTGAGCTGGGCCGATTGGCCTGGCAGCACCGACGGAACGCCGACCGCGCGCGGCATCTGTGGCAGGCGGCGGAACGGGCCTGGCACGCGCACAACCCGGTGTTGAACGAGACCAACCGCCTGGTGCTGAGCCGCATTGTCGGCATGCGGGCGCAGATGGAAGAGGATCTGGGCAACTACGAGGAAGCGATCCGGTACTGGACGAAACTGCAGGAGTTGTCGCCGCAACCGGAGGCGATTGCCCGGCGGGTGGCGTCGTTACGCGATCGGCTGTCGGGGATGCATTGA
- a CDS encoding glycosyltransferase family 2 protein — MNLDARAAAGENRAPAEGAPRFSVVLPVYNERENLEPLLSELEEVLRGLGHAFEVLAVDDGSTDGSVEELQRLARCRPWLRVVRHRFNAGQSAAFLTGFAHARGEIVMTLDADGQNDPRDLPAMLARLQGRVAAVCGIRQKRRDSWVRRVSSRVANTFRNVVTGDRVTDAGCALRVMRREALRELIPFNGLHRFLPTVLRYQGYEVVEMPVNHRPRTRGQSKYGIGNRLWRGIVDCLAMRWYRARALRADRVVPEATGPAASGPAEPGRTP; from the coding sequence ATGAACCTGGACGCACGCGCAGCTGCGGGGGAAAACCGTGCCCCCGCGGAGGGGGCACCGCGGTTTTCGGTGGTGTTGCCCGTGTACAACGAGCGCGAAAACCTGGAACCGTTGCTGTCGGAGCTGGAAGAGGTGCTGCGCGGGCTGGGCCATGCATTTGAGGTGCTGGCCGTGGACGATGGCAGCACCGACGGCAGCGTGGAGGAGTTGCAACGGCTGGCCCGGTGCCGGCCATGGCTCCGTGTGGTCCGACACCGGTTCAACGCGGGCCAGAGCGCGGCCTTTCTCACGGGTTTTGCCCATGCCCGCGGCGAGATCGTGATGACCCTGGACGCCGACGGTCAGAATGATCCCCGCGATCTGCCGGCGATGCTGGCGCGACTTCAGGGCCGTGTGGCCGCGGTGTGCGGCATCCGACAAAAACGCCGGGATTCGTGGGTTCGGCGCGTGTCCTCGCGCGTGGCCAATACATTTCGCAACGTGGTGACCGGGGACCGGGTGACGGACGCCGGGTGCGCGTTGCGGGTGATGCGGCGCGAGGCGTTGCGGGAACTGATTCCCTTTAACGGACTGCACCGGTTTCTGCCCACGGTGTTGCGGTATCAGGGTTACGAGGTGGTGGAAATGCCGGTGAACCACCGGCCGCGCACGCGGGGGCAGTCAAAGTACGGGATCGGCAACCGGCTCTGGCGCGGCATTGTGGATTGTCTGGCCATGCGTTGGTACCGGGCCCGGGCGTTGCGGGCCGACCGGGTCGTGCCCGAGGCGACAGGCCCGGCCGCATCCGGCCCGGCCGAACCGGGTCGGACACCCTGA
- a CDS encoding alpha/beta hydrolase family protein, translating to MRPATRFSTNARTVHASRILPRAARRVVNPREGTDEGSRGLRRPATALLHRAGSVFLGLLTFAAATSTVPAQPTVRTHNTPRTFEPPVSRADWESRTRQIREQILVSAGLWPMPDRPPLRVHRFDRTDHEGFTVEKVLLETWPGFYLGGNLYQPRDRGNGPFPAVLNPHGHWPLGRATPSPDGGFPARCIHFARRGMVAFAYDMVGYGDTFFAPDGPARFDAATFDQRHRAFPETDTARLWSVNLLGLQLWNSLRALDFLCSLPEVDTNRIGVTGASGGATQTFLLAAVDHRPAVVAPVCMVSHSMQGGCVCENAPGLRIRFSNLDFAAAAAPRPQILVAATGDWTRTTLEIEGPAIETVYRLLGVPDHLRYVRFDAGHNYNRASREAVYAWFERWLLGEPDRPASPEPPCPTLPEQQLWIGDDPRRPQPTLTAEDYIRTRIEIRRRQWESLLPKRRDDFNSFRLVARPLWFHTLQLAPPDRPPTLRFSPLQGSTTTRTARFEIHDPDLPEPIEGFYHLPAPEQTRPQRAHWMVLLLTDPANGAGSASQTRLMADLLHEGHTVVTISRFPAVPAPEASPHFYTYNRTALQVHVRTVVALLRSVANLAPSGAPPKGRLLWGSGRAGLWALLAAPEADAVVADLEHMDLQDIERLAQPDLFCPGFLAMNGPLTPVLLAAPRPLFLARAEPALPAPTLRQLYAELGRRRALQISDGPPEPRRVLPWLRSL from the coding sequence ATGCGTCCGGCAACGCGGTTTTCCACCAACGCGCGCACGGTCCACGCGTCGCGAATTCTTCCCCGGGCCGCTCGGAGAGTTGTCAACCCCCGGGAGGGAACGGATGAAGGCTCCCGGGGCCTGCGCCGGCCGGCAACAGCCCTGCTGCACCGCGCCGGGAGCGTTTTCCTCGGACTGCTGACCTTCGCGGCGGCAACTTCCACCGTTCCCGCCCAGCCCACGGTTCGAACCCACAACACACCCCGCACGTTCGAACCTCCCGTCTCACGGGCGGACTGGGAAAGCCGCACCCGTCAGATCCGGGAACAAATCCTCGTCAGTGCCGGGCTCTGGCCCATGCCGGATCGCCCACCGCTCCGCGTCCACCGATTCGATCGCACCGACCACGAAGGTTTCACCGTCGAAAAGGTCCTGCTTGAAACCTGGCCCGGCTTTTACCTGGGGGGCAACCTCTACCAGCCGCGTGACCGCGGCAACGGCCCGTTCCCGGCCGTGCTAAATCCCCACGGACACTGGCCGCTGGGCCGGGCCACGCCATCGCCCGATGGCGGGTTCCCCGCCCGCTGCATCCATTTCGCCCGACGCGGCATGGTGGCCTTTGCCTACGACATGGTCGGCTACGGCGACACGTTTTTCGCCCCGGACGGCCCCGCCCGGTTCGACGCCGCCACTTTCGACCAACGACACCGCGCCTTCCCCGAGACGGACACCGCCCGGCTGTGGAGCGTGAACCTCCTGGGGCTCCAGCTCTGGAACAGCCTCCGCGCCCTCGATTTCCTCTGCAGCCTGCCCGAGGTGGATACCAACCGGATTGGCGTGACCGGCGCATCCGGCGGCGCCACGCAAACCTTCCTGTTGGCGGCCGTGGACCATCGCCCCGCCGTCGTCGCCCCGGTCTGCATGGTCTCCCATTCCATGCAGGGTGGCTGCGTGTGCGAAAATGCTCCGGGCTTGCGCATCCGGTTCTCAAACCTCGACTTCGCAGCCGCAGCCGCGCCGCGACCGCAAATCCTGGTGGCCGCCACCGGCGATTGGACCCGTACCACCCTGGAGATCGAAGGCCCCGCCATCGAAACCGTCTACCGGTTGCTCGGCGTCCCGGATCACCTGCGCTATGTTCGCTTCGACGCCGGTCACAACTACAACCGTGCCAGCCGCGAAGCCGTCTACGCATGGTTCGAACGCTGGTTGCTGGGTGAACCGGACCGACCCGCCTCACCCGAGCCACCCTGCCCCACTCTCCCTGAACAACAGCTCTGGATCGGGGATGACCCGCGCCGACCCCAACCCACCCTCACGGCCGAGGACTACATCCGCACACGCATCGAAATCCGCCGACGCCAGTGGGAATCGCTCCTCCCCAAACGCCGCGACGACTTCAACTCGTTCCGGCTCGTGGCCCGGCCGCTCTGGTTCCACACCCTCCAGCTGGCGCCCCCCGACCGACCGCCCACGCTGCGATTCTCACCCCTGCAGGGCTCGACCACCACACGCACGGCCCGTTTCGAAATCCACGACCCCGACCTGCCGGAACCCATCGAGGGTTTCTATCACCTGCCCGCCCCCGAACAAACCCGGCCCCAACGCGCCCACTGGATGGTCCTGCTTCTCACGGACCCCGCCAACGGAGCCGGGTCCGCGTCGCAGACCCGTCTCATGGCCGACCTCCTGCACGAGGGCCATACGGTCGTCACCATCTCCCGATTCCCGGCGGTTCCGGCGCCCGAGGCTTCGCCCCATTTTTACACCTACAATCGCACGGCACTGCAGGTCCACGTCCGGACGGTCGTCGCCCTCCTGCGCAGTGTGGCCAACCTGGCACCTTCAGGTGCCCCGCCCAAAGGCCGGCTGCTGTGGGGATCCGGCCGGGCCGGCCTCTGGGCCCTGCTCGCCGCTCCGGAGGCCGACGCAGTGGTGGCCGACCTGGAACACATGGACCTGCAGGACATCGAACGACTCGCGCAACCCGACCTGTTCTGCCCGGGTTTCCTCGCCATGAACGGACCTCTCACGCCCGTCCTGCTGGCCGCACCCCGACCGCTCTTTCTGGCCCGCGCCGAACCTGCGCTGCCCGCCCCAACACTTCGACAACTCTACGCCGAGCTCGGTCGCCGCCGCGCCTTGCAGATTTCCGATGGCCCGCCGGAGCCGCGTCGTGTTCTCCCGTGGTTGCGGAGCCTCTGA
- a CDS encoding ABC transporter permease, translating into MKTLWALAGVVVKELYRRKDFYVLFVLTALITLLLASVDFFEDVRVVRYLREVTLLLIWVSGLVIAVVTAARQIPAERESRTIFPLLAKPVTRAQVVLGKFAGVWLATGLALALFYGFYLVVGALQGAPGSWTLGFQAFWLHWMMLGVVVSMAILGSLVFSAPSVNSTICFIVVAGILLLAGHLNVMAAAQPDPWGSVLYALYFAVPHLELFDVRDLLIHEHPPVAWGAMGVATLYAAVYAGLFLTGAWWIFRKKALPT; encoded by the coding sequence ATGAAAACGTTGTGGGCACTGGCCGGAGTGGTGGTGAAGGAGCTGTATCGGCGGAAGGACTTTTACGTCCTGTTTGTGCTGACGGCTCTGATCACGTTGTTGCTGGCTTCGGTGGACTTTTTTGAGGACGTGCGGGTCGTGCGGTATTTGCGGGAGGTGACGTTGTTGTTGATCTGGGTGTCGGGCCTGGTGATTGCGGTGGTGACGGCGGCGCGTCAGATCCCGGCCGAACGGGAAAGCCGGACCATCTTTCCGTTGTTGGCCAAGCCGGTGACGCGGGCGCAGGTGGTGTTGGGCAAGTTTGCCGGGGTATGGCTGGCGACGGGATTGGCGCTGGCGCTGTTTTACGGGTTTTACCTGGTGGTGGGGGCGCTGCAGGGCGCGCCGGGTTCATGGACGCTGGGGTTCCAGGCGTTTTGGCTGCACTGGATGATGCTGGGGGTGGTGGTGAGCATGGCGATTCTGGGGTCGCTGGTGTTCAGTGCGCCCTCGGTGAACAGCACGATTTGTTTCATTGTGGTGGCGGGGATTCTTTTGCTGGCGGGTCATCTGAACGTGATGGCGGCCGCGCAGCCGGATCCGTGGGGCTCGGTGTTGTACGCCCTGTACTTTGCCGTGCCGCATCTGGAGTTGTTCGATGTGCGTGACCTGTTGATTCACGAGCATCCGCCGGTGGCATGGGGCGCAATGGGGGTGGCGACGCTGTACGCGGCGGTGTATGCCGGGCTGTTCCTCACGGGTGCGTGGTGGATATTCCGCAAGAAGGCGTTGCCGACATGA
- a CDS encoding DUF4202 domain-containing protein, with product MVTEGFQPSDPTRFAEAIRRFDEENARDPNTIEVDGQRLPRELVYARWLSEWVVRLCPQAGEALRLAARCQHLRRWEIPRESFPMDRAGYLRWRTTLQRFHAEQSGRILREVGYPEEMVRRVQELNLKKGLPHDPEMQVLEDALCLVFLEHQLEDLAAKTSEEKLLNALARSWKKMSPAGRTAALGLHYSEPLRGLLARAIAMAEGGETGAEEP from the coding sequence ATGGTGACGGAGGGTTTCCAACCGAGTGATCCGACGCGATTTGCCGAGGCGATCCGCCGGTTTGATGAGGAAAACGCGCGGGATCCCAACACGATCGAGGTGGACGGGCAACGTCTGCCGCGCGAACTGGTGTATGCGCGCTGGCTGAGCGAATGGGTCGTGCGACTTTGTCCGCAGGCCGGGGAGGCGTTGCGGCTGGCGGCACGGTGCCAGCATTTGCGGCGATGGGAGATTCCGCGGGAATCGTTCCCGATGGACCGCGCCGGTTACCTGCGCTGGCGCACCACGCTGCAACGGTTCCACGCCGAGCAATCCGGTCGGATCCTCCGCGAGGTGGGGTATCCGGAGGAGATGGTGCGGCGGGTGCAGGAGCTGAATCTCAAGAAGGGCCTGCCCCACGACCCCGAGATGCAGGTGCTCGAAGACGCGTTGTGTCTGGTGTTTTTGGAGCATCAGCTTGAAGACCTGGCCGCGAAGACCTCCGAGGAGAAGCTGTTGAACGCATTGGCGCGGTCGTGGAAAAAGATGTCGCCCGCCGGCCGTACGGCCGCCCTGGGGCTGCACTATTCGGAGCCTTTGCGGGGGTTGTTGGCGCGGGCGATCGCGATGGCCGAGGGCGGGGAAACGGGGGCGGAGGAACCCTGA
- a CDS encoding ABC transporter ATP-binding protein encodes MKTAGPPSVEPILKTEHLRVEYPPARRGEPPKVAVKDLSLRVYPGEVFGFLGPNGAGKTTTMNVLLGFVRPTGGEAYLFGVNVKDPIARQRIGYLPELTYYYRFLTAEEILRFYGRLFGLGGAELDRRIDRLLKLVELESARHRPLKHYSKGMQQRVGLAQALINDPDLLILDEPTSGLDPLGRMKVREIIQRLKNEGKTVFFSSHELGEVETVCDRVAIVHQGELKVEGRVEDLVRSHQANLEQVFLRIIGYPTSLAA; translated from the coding sequence ATGAAAACTGCTGGCCCGCCAAGTGTGGAACCGATTTTGAAGACGGAGCATTTGCGCGTCGAGTATCCGCCGGCGCGGCGGGGGGAGCCGCCCAAGGTGGCGGTGAAGGATCTGAGTTTGCGGGTGTATCCCGGGGAGGTTTTTGGGTTTCTGGGGCCGAACGGCGCGGGCAAGACGACGACGATGAATGTGTTGTTGGGGTTTGTTCGGCCCACCGGGGGCGAGGCGTACCTGTTTGGGGTGAACGTGAAGGATCCGATCGCGCGGCAGCGGATAGGGTATCTGCCGGAGCTGACGTATTACTACCGGTTTTTGACGGCGGAGGAGATCCTGCGGTTTTACGGGCGGCTGTTTGGGCTGGGTGGCGCCGAGCTGGATCGGCGGATTGATCGGTTGCTGAAGCTGGTGGAGTTGGAGTCGGCGCGGCACCGGCCGTTGAAGCATTATTCCAAGGGGATGCAGCAGCGGGTGGGGCTGGCGCAGGCCCTGATCAATGACCCGGACCTGTTGATCCTGGACGAACCGACCAGCGGGCTGGATCCGCTGGGACGGATGAAGGTGCGGGAGATCATTCAGCGGCTCAAGAACGAGGGGAAAACGGTGTTTTTCTCGTCGCATGAACTGGGGGAGGTGGAGACGGTATGCGATCGGGTTGCGATCGTGCACCAGGGTGAGCTGAAGGTGGAGGGTCGGGTGGAGGATCTGGTGCGGAGTCACCAGGCGAATTTGGAGCAGGTGTTTTTGCGGATTATCGGGTATCCGACGAGTCTGGCGGCATGA